In Candidatus Thermoplasmatota archaeon, the following proteins share a genomic window:
- a CDS encoding pyruvoyl-dependent arginine decarboxylase, translated as MLPVPTRFFVTSGRAVSKVSDLNAFDEALVRAGIGEQNLVYVSSVLPIGIKKVPKVKLPMGAITHCVLAQQRGSEGETISAGVAYGFRDDGQGGYVVEGHGHMEKKALREVLQWKIEGVCKLRAVRLKNVTYSIEELSIPMDHYGTCLSAVVFME; from the coding sequence ATGCTTCCGGTCCCCACCCGGTTCTTTGTGACTTCCGGACGAGCGGTCAGCAAGGTCTCCGACCTCAACGCCTTCGACGAAGCGCTCGTCCGCGCGGGGATCGGGGAGCAGAACCTCGTGTACGTCTCCTCCGTGCTGCCCATCGGCATCAAGAAGGTGCCCAAGGTCAAGCTTCCCATGGGCGCGATCACGCACTGCGTCCTCGCCCAGCAGCGGGGGAGCGAGGGCGAGACGATCAGCGCGGGCGTCGCCTACGGCTTCCGCGACGACGGACAGGGCGGCTACGTCGTGGAGGGCCACGGCCACATGGAGAAGAAGGCGCTGCGAGAGGTCCTTCAGTGGAAGATCGAGGGCGTCTGCAAGCTTCGCGCCGTGCGCCTGAAGAACGTCACCTACTCGATCGAAGAACTGTCGATTCCCATGGACCACTACGGCACGTGCTTGTCGGCCGTGGTGTTCATGGAATGA
- the asnS gene encoding asparagine--tRNA ligase, protein MTLAPVPIAAIRSGAFEGKPARVRGWVHRARSSGGIVFLVLRDATGLLQATVKKGAADDGSFAAAKDLQLEAAVDVEGVAHKDPRAPGGWELRTAALRVVGGSHEFPITEDQSVEFLLDKRHLWLRSRKLTNTFRVKAQMLKAFREWFDANAFYEVTPSVITTNACEGGSTLFEFDYFDQTAFLSQSSQMYLEALIFSLERVWCLAPSFRAEKSRTTKHLTEFWHLEAEEAHVDNEGNMRIQEELVAHVANAVGARCADELRELGRDPDDLLRIKPPFKRLHYDEAIDLLKKKGFPIEWGEDFGQPHERALVEGETQPIFVTHFPAEIKAFYMERDDSGEHALCADMIAPEGYGEIIGGSQRSLDVEAMRERLRKEGAPVEAYEWYFDLRRYGSVPHSGFGLGTERVLTWLCKNDHIRDATPFPRTINRAYP, encoded by the coding sequence ATGACGCTTGCTCCCGTCCCCATCGCGGCCATCCGTTCCGGCGCGTTCGAAGGAAAGCCCGCCCGCGTCCGCGGCTGGGTCCACCGGGCCCGAAGTTCCGGCGGAATCGTCTTCCTCGTGCTTCGCGACGCCACCGGGCTCCTCCAAGCGACCGTGAAGAAGGGAGCGGCCGACGACGGAAGCTTCGCCGCCGCCAAGGACCTGCAGCTGGAGGCCGCCGTCGACGTCGAGGGCGTCGCCCACAAGGACCCCCGCGCGCCGGGCGGCTGGGAGCTGCGCACCGCCGCGCTGCGCGTGGTGGGCGGCTCGCACGAATTCCCCATCACGGAGGACCAATCCGTCGAGTTCCTCCTCGACAAGCGCCACCTCTGGCTTCGCTCGCGCAAGCTCACGAACACCTTCCGCGTGAAGGCCCAGATGCTCAAGGCCTTCCGCGAGTGGTTCGACGCGAATGCGTTCTACGAGGTCACGCCGTCTGTCATCACGACAAACGCGTGCGAGGGCGGCTCCACGCTCTTCGAGTTCGACTACTTCGACCAGACGGCCTTCTTGTCCCAATCGAGCCAGATGTACCTCGAAGCGCTCATCTTCAGCCTCGAGCGCGTCTGGTGCCTTGCGCCCTCCTTCCGCGCGGAGAAGAGCCGGACGACAAAGCACCTCACGGAGTTCTGGCACCTCGAAGCCGAGGAGGCCCACGTCGACAACGAGGGCAACATGCGCATCCAGGAGGAGCTTGTCGCCCACGTCGCCAACGCGGTGGGCGCGCGGTGCGCAGACGAGCTTCGCGAGCTCGGGCGCGACCCGGACGACCTGCTGCGCATCAAGCCGCCTTTCAAGCGCCTGCACTACGACGAGGCGATCGACCTCCTGAAGAAGAAGGGCTTCCCGATCGAATGGGGCGAAGATTTCGGGCAGCCCCACGAGCGCGCGCTCGTCGAAGGCGAGACCCAGCCCATCTTCGTCACGCACTTCCCCGCCGAGATCAAGGCCTTCTACATGGAGCGGGACGACTCCGGCGAGCACGCGCTGTGCGCCGACATGATCGCGCCCGAAGGCTACGGCGAGATCATCGGCGGGTCCCAGCGCTCGCTCGACGTCGAGGCCATGCGCGAGCGCCTGCGCAAGGAAGGCGCTCCCGTGGAGGCCTACGAGTGGTACTTCGACCTTCGCCGCTACGGCAGCGTGCCCCACTCCGGGTTCGGGCTTGGCACCGAGCGCGTGCTCACGTGGCTGTGCAAGAACGACCACATCCGCGACGCGACGCCGTTTCCAAGAACGATCAACCGGGCGTATCCGTGA